The following is a genomic window from Rubeoparvulum massiliense.
TATCTAGTAAAGAAATTATATGGTCTCTCGGTTCCTTTGACTTGTACCTAGGTAATTTTCTGTCCTTTCTCATTGCGTCTCTACTCTTATGGTTAATCACATTTACGATTTGGCGAGGCATGGAGACTGCTGGTAAGGTGAACTTTATCGCGACCTTAACAAAGGTTCTTGGCTTCCTTTTCTTTATTGTGGTTGCCATCTATTCCTTTGATGCCAGCTACTTCTTTCCTCTAGATCAACCGCGCTACAACGATGCAGGAGAAGTCGTGAGTGTTTTTGGCCAGGTGAACCATGCTGCTATTTCTACATTGTGGGCATTTGCTGGAATTGAGTCAGCTGTCGTCTTCTCTGATCGTGCCAAACGAAAAAGTGATATTAGAAAGGCGACGATTACTGGACTCTTTATCACAACCATCCTCTATGTAGGGATCACATTGCTCGTTATGGGTACCATGCCCCAATCCCAATTAATTGTTTCGGAGAAGCCATTAGCGGATGCCATGTATAATGTGGTTGGGTCTGCAGGAAGTAGTATCATTGCCATTCTAGGCTGTATTGCCATTGTAGGGACAACCATCGGTTGGGTTATGATCTCAGCAGAGGTTCCCTATCAAGCAGCAAAAAATGGGATGTTCATCGAGAAATTCGCCAAAGAGAATCGTCGAAAAGCGCCAGTCTTTTCCTTGTTTCTTTCTTGCTCCTTAAGCCAACTTTTTCTTTTCTCTGCCATTTCTCAATCCATGGCACAAGTGTTTGACTTTATCGTCTTTGTCTCCATCCTAACCTACCTATTGCCATTAGGCATGGGACCCATCTACCAGCTGAAACTGGT
Proteins encoded in this region:
- a CDS encoding amino acid permease, whose amino-acid sequence is MEQEQQKMGFWLLTALVVGNMGGSGIFMLPRTLAAVASPLGVLLAWSFTALGVLMLALVYGNLSLRKPDITGGPQIYAKELFQNKRRSLLGGFLVTWGYWVADFIGVVAMLITFTSYLSAIFPILSSKEIIWSLGSFDLYLGNFLSFLIASLLLWLITFTIWRGMETAGKVNFIATLTKVLGFLFFIVVAIYSFDASYFFPLDQPRYNDAGEVVSVFGQVNHAAISTLWAFAGIESAVVFSDRAKRKSDIRKATITGLFITTILYVGITLLVMGTMPQSQLIVSEKPLADAMYNVVGSAGSSIIAILGCIAIVGTTIGWVMISAEVPYQAAKNGMFIEKFAKENRRKAPVFSLFLSCSLSQLFLFSAISQSMAQVFDFIVFVSILTYLLPLGMGPIYQLKLVISGETYEKDKRARTIDGIISFIAAIYFTWLVLTGTSDMKGFILGICLILSAFIFYPLLKLPPKENQQRSK